The Mucilaginibacter rubeus genomic interval ACCGATGTGAATGACAGGATTGCAATTACGGATTTTATCGAAGTCAAACCTTTTGAGCTTGACGAAGCCAAGGTGAAAATCCCCGCTTTGCTCAGGAAACTGCACGCGTTACCGCCCTTCCCGTTCCGGATGGATTATATTGATAAAATAGGGGAGTTTATGGAGAAATTTCAGGCGGCCGAAATAATGCCTGCGGATATGACCACAGGCATTTTTGATCTTTATAAAAAAATCAAAGACATATACCCTCGAAACGCTGAAGACCTGGTAGCCTGCCACAACGATCTCAAACCCGAAAATACATTGTTTGATGGCGAAAGGGCATGGCTGGTTGATTGGGAAGCCGCCTTTTTGAACGACCGTTATGTTGACCTGGCCATTGCCGCCAACTTCGTAGTCAGGAGTGATGAAGATGAGGCCGATTTTTTAAAAGCGTATTTTGGTGAAGAGGCTAATGAGTATCAGCAGGCCCGCTTTTTTTTGATGAGGCAGTTACTGCATCTGTTTTACTTCATTGTGTTTATGCTGTTGGGTAAAACGCAGGGCCGGATAATTGATTTTAACATGCCCAAAACCGGTTTCAGGGAGTTTCATGACCGGATCTGGGCAGGAGAGATCAGTCTGGCAAATATGGACGCCAGGCTGCAGTATGCTCTTGTGCACAAGGAGCAGTTATTACGCAACATGCAGTTGAAACGGCTTCAGGATTCGTTGGAGTTGGTGTGGTTGCACAAATAAAGCAATTGTTATTATAAATGTTTAAATTTGAATTATGACAACGCTTACAATCGAAATATCTGAAAAGGCAGGGAAAACGCTGGCCGAACTGGTTGAGCAGTTGGGAGGGAAGGTTATTTCTGTAAAAGAAAGCAAAAAATCCAATAAAGAAGCGAAAAAAAAGCAGTTGTTGGATGATCTGGAAGAGTCGGTGAACTTTGTGAAGTTGCATCAGCAGGGTAAGGTTGATGCAAAAACGATACAGGAATTACTTGATGAACTTTAAGATCCTGCCAACCCCGCCATTTGTTCGTGAATTAAAAAAGCTTGCAAAAAAGCATCTTTCTTTAAAGGATGATCTTAGGCTTTTGGTAGCTGAGTTGGCTGCAAACCCTAATTATGGAACTCCTTTAGGAAATAATTGTTATAAAATTCGTCTCGCTATCAGTTCTAAGAATAAAGGAAAATCTGGTGGTGCAAGAATAATTACATACGTTCGTGTTGTTAATGAAACCGTGTATTTGTTATCGATATACGACAAATCTGAATTAGATAATATTAGTGACAACGATCTAACAAGCCGGATAAAAGATCTGTGAGTTTATCCTGTTAAATAGCCTTCCGCTGCCGCTCGGCTCCAGCCAAGTGGCCCCTATTTTAACGGCCTCTGGCCGAAGTACTTTTGCAGACCAGAGCCCTGGGGATATATAGATCACTTTTTGTTTAAGCATTGGCAGATGCAGATAGGCAGTTTAAAGCTTCATTTTTAAGAGGTAGATTTCATTTTTGCCCGCGATCTTAAACTTCTCGTTATTATCGTAATTATAAAAAGGTTCGGCAATCTCTACGTCGGTACTTTGAAAGCTTTTGCCAAGTACCGTTTGTGCTTCTTCCAGGGTATAAAGCTGATGGTTTATCTCAAATATAAAACCATAGGCAGACTTTTGCAGATCTTTAAAAGTAACCTTGCCGGCTGGTATACTAAAGTGTATAGGTACCGAATACTGCACACGAACAAATCGGCCGTCTTGGATACCCGGTTTCCATCGGGGACTTCTCTCTAAAACAGTAGCTGCCTCGGCTTCACAGCCTGCACCTATACAATTTATTGGAGTAACATTGGTTACGCGCCCTATACTATCAACTACAAATGTTACCACTACGCTACCATTAATGCCTATCAGGCGTGCGATATCAGGATATTTTAGATTTCTGCTGATGTAATTGGCAAAGGCCGGCAAGCCGCCTGGAAATTCAGGGACTTGCTCAACACTGGTAAAAACACCTGTGCTTCGGGTTTTTTTTACGGTATCGGTATTCATGCTTGTACCGGCAAATGCAAAATGGCACATAAACATGATGATCACTACTAAGTAATAAGGTTTCATGCTGTAAAGATAAACAGTGTTTTCTAAATTAGATAATGCCGGTGATAGCCCATGATAATTGCCCGCAAATTCCACCAGATCTTAAAAAATTTCCCCAGCCCCTCGTCAGTTTTACGCCGCGAACCCGGCAGTGCTGATGCAACCGCTTCAAAACCGACCTAAAAAGTCAAAAAATTAAAGCGGCTAATGCTTAGCGACATACCTTTCAAACATATGTTAAAACGTGGATGCAAAAATTATAAAAAAATAACTTACTAACTATTTGATAATTAATACAAAGTTTCTATCTTTGCCGTCCCTTTCGGGGGAGAAATATGCCTTGAACGAAGCCCTACTGCTTCGATGGGCACAAAAACAATTAAAAAAATGTCAGGAATTATTGGTAAAAAAGTAGGAATGACCAGCATTTTCGACGAGACAGGGAAGAACATTCCTTGTACAGTAATCGAAGCTGGCCCTTGCGTGGTAACACAAGTTAAGTCTGTGGATGCAGACGGGTACGCTGCTGTTCAGTTAGCGTATGGCGACAAAAAGGAAAAAAACACTTCTGCCCCTTTAAAAGGACACTTCCAGAAAGCCAACACCGCTCCAAAGCGTAAATTGGTTGAATTCAAAACTTTCGAAGATCAAAAATCATTAGGCGACACCGTTACTGTCGAGATTTTTGCTGCGGGAGATTTTGTTGATGTGGTAGGTACCTCAAAAGGTAAAGGTTTTCAGGGTGTGGTAAAACGTCACGGTTTTGGCGGTGTGGGTATGCAAACTCACGGTCAGCACAACCGTTTACGTGCGCCAGGTTCTTTGGGTGCGTCATCATGGCCATCACGTGTATTTAAAGGTATGCGCATGGCAGGTCAAACCGGAAACGCTCGCGTTAAAGTACAAAACCTTGAAGTAGTTAAGGTTTTCGCTGAGCAGAATCTGTTAGTAGTTAAAGGTTCCATCCCCGGAGCTAAGGGTTCATTCGTAATAGTGGATAAATAAGATGGAAGTTAACGTATTAAACGTATCAGGTAAACAAACAGGTGCCAAGGTGCAGCTTCCTGAGTCGATTTTCGGTATTGAGCCAAATGATCACGCTATCTATCTTGATGTTAAGCAATATCTTGCTAACCAACGTCAGGGTACACACAAATCAAAACAGCGTAATGAGATTGCAGGTTCAACCCGCAAGCTATATAAGCAAAAAGGTACAGGCGGTGCCCGTGCCGGTGGTATTAAATCACCATTATTTAACGGTGGTGGCCGTGTATTCGGTCCGCAACCACGCGATTACAGCTTCAAATTAAATAAAAAGCTTAAATCACTGGCCCGTAACTCTGCTTTATCATACAAAGCAAAAGATAACAACATTTTAGTGTTAGAGGATTTTAATTTTGATAGCATCAAAACTAAAAACTACATTAAGTTGGAGGCCGATTTGAATGTTACTAATGATAAAACATTATTAGTAGTAGCAGGCGCTGAAAATAACAATGTGTATTTATCAAGCAGAAACCTGAAAAAAAGCAAAGTAATTTCAGTTGAGCAGCTTAACACTTATGATGTGTTAAACGCTGGTAAACTGTTGCTTACTACAGGTGCTGTTAAAACTTTGGAGGAAGCATTAGTTAAGTAATTATGGAAATTTTAAAACAACCCCTACTTACTGAAAAAGTTACTCAGTTAACTGACAAGCTTAACCGTTATGCTTTCAAAGTTGATCACAGGGCTAACAAAATTCAGATTAAAAGTGCCATTGAGGCAATGTACGGTGTTAACGTTACAGCGGTAAACACCATGAAATACGTCGGCAAACTAAAAACTCGCAATACTAAAGCAGGCGCCGTTCAAGGCCGTTCAGCTACTTACAAGAAGGCGATCATTACGTTGAAGGACGGAGAAGTAATTGATTTTTACAGCAATATATAATTAAGACATGGCAGTAAAGAGATTTAAACCGGTTACCCCGGGCACCCGCTTCAGAGTTGATGTATCTAATTCAGATATCACAACAAACGTTCCTGAAAAATCGTTGGTTGTAGCATCTAACAAAAAATCGGGCGGTCGTAACAACAGCGGTAAAATGACTATGCGCTATTTAGGTGGTGGTCATAAACAAGCATACAGGATCATTGATTTCAAACGTAATAAATTTGACATCCCCGCAAAAGTTGCAACTATCGAGTATGATCCTAACCGTTCATCACGTATAGCATTATTGCATTTTGCTGATGGCGAAAAACGTTATATGATAGCACCGGAAGGCTTAACAGTTGGTACGGTAGTTTTATCTGGCGAGAGCGTTGCTCCTGAGGTTGGTAATACCCTTCCTTTGAAAAGCATCCCGTTAGGTTCTATCATCCACAATATTGAGTTAAACCCAGGTCAGGGCGGTGTTATTGCCCGCAGCGCTGGTACTTACGCTCAACTTTCAGCACGCGATGGTAAATATGCTATCATCAAATTGCCTTCAGGCGAAACCCGTATGATCTTGTCAACTTGCTTGGCAACTATCGGTACCGTTTCAAATGGCGAAAGAGCAAACGCGGTGTTAGGTAAAGCAGGCCGTAACCGTTGGTTAGGCCGCAGGCCAAGGGTACGTGGTGTAGCTATGAACCCGGTAGATCACCCTATGGGTGGTGGTGAAGGCCGTGCCTCAGGTGGTCACCCACGTTCACGTAAAGGTTTATTGGCTAAAGGCTATAAAACTCGTGACAAGAAGAAAACATCGGATCGTTACATCATTGAAAGAAGGAAGAAATAATGGCTCGTTCAATAAAAAAAGGACCTTACATCGATCATAACTTAGATAAGAAAGTTATGGTGCTGAATGATGCAAATAAAAAATCAGTTGTAAAAACATGGTCACGTCGTTCCATGATCTCTCCTGATTTCGTTGGTCATACATTCGCTGTACACAACGGTAACAAGTTTATCCCTGTGTACGTAACAGAAAACATGGTTGGTCACAAGCTGGGAGAGTTTGCACCAACCCGTACATTCCGCGGACACGCAGAAAAGAAAAAATAACAGGCAATGGAAGCAACAACAAAAATTAAAAAGTCTGTACTAATCAGGCAACAAAAAGAAGCTGCTAAAGCTGTGATAGGTGGCGCTTCTGTTGCTAAGTTACAGGACTGCCCAACTTCACCACGTAAAATGCGTTTGGTGGTTGACTTGATCCGCGGTGAAAACGTTGAGAAAGCGTTATACATATTAAAATTTACTAACAAAGAAGCTGCTATTCGTGTAGAGAAACTTTTGTTATCAGCCATCAAAAACTGGGAAGCAAAAAACGAAGGCAAACGTGTTGAAGACAGCAACCTTTTTGTTAAGGAAGTATCTGTAGGCGGTGGCCGTCAGTTAAAAAGGTTACGCCCTGCTCCGCAAGGAAGGGGATACCGTATCCGCAAACGCTCAAACCACGTAACACTTGTTGTGGATAGTAAAAACGAAAACAATTAATTTGAAATGGGACAGAAAGCACATCCAATAGGTAACAGGTTAGGAATCATCAGAGGTTGGGATTCTAACTGGTTCGGTGGTAACAACTACTCCGACAAATTAGTTGAAGACGAAAAAATCCGCAAATACCTTTCAGCTCGTATTGCTAAAGGTGGTGTATCTAAAGTAGTTATTGAGCGTACTTTAAAACGCATTACCGTAACTATCCACACTGCCCGTCCGGGTATTGTGATCGGTAAAGGCGGTCAGGAAGTTGACAAGATCAAAGAAGAGTTGAAAAAACTTACTAAAAAAGAAGTTCAGATCAACATTTTCGAGATTAAACGTCCTGAGCTTGATGCACAATTAGTAGCAGAAGGCATTGCAAAACAATTAGAAGCACGTATCTCTTTCCGTCGTGCCATGAAAACCACAATTGCTGCAACCATGCGTATGGGTGCAGAAGGTATCAAGGTAATGACTTCAGGCCGTTTAGGTGGCGCTGAGATGGCACGTAGCGAGCAATATAAAGAAGGCAGGATTCCTTTGCACACTTTCCGTGCTGACATTGACTACGCATTAGCAGAAGCATTAACTACCTATGGTAAAATAGGTGTTAAAGTTTGGATCTGCAAAGGCGAGGTTTATGGCAAACGCGATCTTTCTCCAAACATTGGCGGTACCAGCAGCGCAAGCGGCAAAGGTGGCAGGCCAGAAGGCGGTGCGCCAGGCTTTGGTGGCCGTGGTAACGAAAGAGGCGGCGAGCGCGGCGGTGAGCGTCGTGGCGACAGGAAACCAGGTGGCGACCGCCGTGGTGGTGGTAACAACAGGCCAGGTGGAAACCGTCCGGGTGGACAAGGTGGAAACCGCCCAGGTGGCCCAGGTAAGAGATAATAATTAAAGTACAAGACAAATATCGAATAACGATATAAAAGCTTAAGAAAATGCTACAGCCAAAAAGAACGAAGTTCAGAAAGATGCAAAAAGGCAGGATGAAAGGTTTAGCCACCCGTGGTGCTGAACTTTCATTCGGATCTTTTGGTGTTAAATCACTCGAAGCGGCATGGATCACCAGCCGTCAGATCGAGGCTGCACGTATCGCTGTAACACGTTTTATGAAACGTGAAGGACAGGTTTGGATCAGGATATTTCCTGACAAACCTGTAACCAAGAAACCTGCAGAGGTACGTATGGGTAAAGGTAAAGGTGCTCCTGAATACTGGGTTGCGGTAGTACGCCCCGGAAGGATCATTTTTGAAGCCGAAGGTGTGCCTTTGGAAGTTGCTAAAGAGGCTTTACGCCTTGCAGCACAGAAATTACCAGTGCAAACTAAATTTATTGTACGTAGGGATTACGTAGAAGCATAAATTGAGGAGTTAGTTGAAAAGTTGTAAAGTTTTAATGTTGTGAAGTTGATGCCGAATTTCACCCATCATTAATAAAACGATACAACGTTTAAACTTGCCAACAGACAACAAATAACAAAGAAAAATGAAGAACTCAGAAATTTTGGGCCTATCAACTGAAGAGATTGTTGCTAAAATCAGCGAGGAAAGGGCTACCCTTACCAAATTGAAATTTGCTCACGCAGTTTCAGCTATTGAGAACCCGTCCCGTATAACCAAAGTACGCAAAGGAATTGCTCAGTTAAATACTGAATTAACAAAACGTAAAGCGGCGGCCGCTTCTGAAAAGAATTAATTTTTTAAACATTAGTAAAAATGGAAAGAAATTTAAGAAAAACACGTACCGGCCTTGTAGTTAGCAATAAGATGGAAAAATCTATTGTTGTGGCCGTTGAGCGTAAGGTGAAACACCCTATCTATGGTAAATTCGTAAAGAAAACTACCAAATTCAAGGCTCATGATGAAAACAATACTTGTGGCGTAGGCGATACAGTATTGATCATGGAAACCCGCCCGCTGAGCAAAACCAAAAACTGGCGATTAGTTGAAATTTTAGAAAGGGCTAAATAAGATGGTACAACAGGAATCAAGATTAACAGTAGCCGACAATAGCGGCGCTAAAGAAGTTTTAGTGATCCGTGTATTGGGTGGTACCGGTAAAAGGTATGCATCAATCGGCGATAAAATTGTGGTTACCGTAAAAAGCGCTTTACCATCAGGTAACGTGAAAAAAGGTACCGTATCAAAAGCCGTAGTTGTGCGCACTAAAAAAGAGATCCGCAGAAAAGACGGTTCATATATCCGTTTCGACGATAACGCAGCTGTGTTGTTAAACAACCAGGACGAGCCAAGAGGTACACGTATCTTTGGCCCTGTTGCAAGGGAACTGCGCGAGAAACAATTTATGAAAATTGTATCATTAGCACCGGAGGTATTGTAACATGGAAAAGAAAGTAAAATTAAAGATCCGTAAAGGCGACCTGGTTAAAGTTATCGCCGGCGATTCAAAAGGATCACAAGGCAAAATCGTTGAGGTTTTGGTAGATAAAAACAGGGCTATTGTTGAAGGTGCCAATATGGTATCTAAACATACTAAACCTAATGCTGCTAACCCTAACGGCGGAATTGTTAAACAAGAAGCTGCTATACATATTTCAAACCTAATGCTGGTTGATCCTAAAACAGGTAATACAACCCGTGTTGGCCGTAAAAAGAACGAAGCCGGCAAATTAGTAAGGGTAGCAAAAAAATCAGGGGAGGAAATTAAGTAATGACTTACGTACCAAGATTAAAATCAAAATACAAGGAAGAAATCCGCACCGCACTGAAAGATAAATTTCAGTACAAAAGCGTAATGCAGGTTCCTAAATTGCAGAAAATTGCCATTAACCAGGGTGTAGGTGGTGCTACTACCGACAAGAAATTGATCGAAAACACCATCACTGAGTTAACTACCATTACTGGTCAGCAGGCAGTATCTTCAAAATCTAAAAAAGATATCTCAAACTTTAAATTGCGTAAAAATATGCCGGTTGGCGTACGTGTTACCCTGCGTGACAACACAATGTATGAGTTTTTGGATCGTTTAATCGCTGTTGCCCTGCCACGTATCCGTGACTTCAAAGGCATCAACGATAAAGGTTTTGACGGAAGAGGCAACTATACATTAGGTATTACTGAGCAAATTATCTTCCCTGAGATAAATATTGATAAAATCAATAAAATCCAAGGTATGGATATTACCTTTGTAACCTCCGCAACAAACGATGTTGAAGCATTGGAGTTGTTGAAACAATTTGGTTTACCATTTAAAAATCAAAATAGCAATGGCTAAAGAAGGTGTAAAAGCACGTGAAGTAAAGCGCGCAAAATTAGTAGCTAAATACGCTGAAAAAAGAGCTGCTTTAAAAGAAGCTGGCGATTACGCTGCTTTAGATAAATTACCAAAAGCATCATCACCGGTAAAATTGCACAACCGTTGCAAATTAACCGGCCGCCCTCGTGGTTATATGCGTCAGTTTGGCATTTCACGTGTTACATTCCGTGAAATGGCTCTTGAAGGCAAGATCCCGGGAGTGAAAAAAGCAAGCTGGTAAGCAGCTAAATATTTAGAGATTAGAGATTTGAGGTTAGTGATTAGGTTCGCTAACCTCTTATCTCTAATCTCTAATCTCATGAATTAACCGATGGAAGGTCGTTAGGGATGTTACCTAAAGGAAACCACCATCATAACACAATAAAATGAATACAGATCCAATCGCAGATTATCTTACAAGAGTAAGGAATGCTATTAAAGCCAACCACCGGGTTGTTGAAATTCCTGCATCAAATCTGAAGAAGGAAATCACTAAGGTGCTTTTCGACAAAGGTTACATTGCAAATTACAAGTTTGAGGAAAACGGTCCTCAGGGCACTATCAAAGTTGCTTTGAAATACCACCCGATAACTAAAATTTCTGCTATCCGCAGCATTTCGCGCATCAGCAAACCAGGTTTGAGGAAATACGCAGGTATGGAAAACATGCCACGTGTACTAAATGGTTTAGGTATCGCCATCCTGTCAACTTCTAAAGGCGTTATGTCTGATAAAGAAGCTCGTCAGCAAAATGTTGGTGGTGAGGTTTTATGCTACGTTTATTAATCGAAGAAATTTAAGCAATGTCAAGAGTAGGAAAAGCACCGATAGCACTGCCACAAGGAGTAACCGTTACAGTTGCAGCAGATAATGTTGTTACTGTAAAAGGTCCTAAAGGTCAGTTGCAACAGGCAATTGATAGCGATATCACTATTGCACAGGAAGACGGTCAGTTACTGGTTCAACGCCCGTCTGATCAAAAACGTCACAAAGCGTTACATGGTTTATACCGCGCGCTTTTAAATAACATGGTAATTGGTGTAACCGAAGGTTACAAAGTAACCCAGGAATTAGTGGGTGTAGGTTACCGTGCTACCAATACAGGCAATACATTAGATTTAGTGTTGGGTTTCTCTCACCACTACGTATTTGAATTGCCACAAGAAATTAAAGTTACAACCACTGCTGATAAGGGTAAAAACCCAACCATCATCCTTGAGTCAATTGACAAACAGTTAATAGGTCAGGTAGCAGCTAAAATCCGTTCATTACGTGCTCCAGAGCCTTACAAAGGTAAAGGTATCAAGTTCCAGGGCGAGATTTTGAGAAGAAAAGCAGGTAAATCAGCATCTAAAAAATAATCGTCATGGGAGCTAAACTATCAAGAAGAGACAGGATTAAAAAAGGCATCAGAAAACGCCTTTCAGGATCGTCAGAGCGTCCTCGCCTGTCAGTATTTAGAAGTAATAAAGGTATTTATGCGCAGATCATTGACGATGTAACCGGTAAAACTTTAGTTTCAGCATCATCTTTATCAAAAGATTTTGCCGCTGAAGGTACAAAATCAGATCAGTCAACAGCTGTAGGTAAATTAGTAGCTTCAAAAGCTATTGCCGCAGGTATTAAAGATGTGGTTTTCGACAGGAACGGTTACCTGTACCATGGCCGTGTTAAGTCATTGGCTGAAGGTGCACGTGAAGGTGGTTTAAACTTTTAATCGAAAAGAGAAATGTCAACAATCAACATAAAAAGAGTAAAAACAAGCGAGATCGAATTAAAAGACCGCTTGGTAAGCATACAGCGTGTTGCCAAAGTAACCAAAGGTGGCCGTACTTTCAGCTTCTCTGCTATCGTAGTAGTAGGTGATGAAAACGGTGTTGTAGGTTACGGTTTAGGTAAAGCTAAAGAGGTAACTGAAGCTATTGCTAAAGGCATTGATGATGCTAAAAAGAACCTGGTAAAAGTTCCAATCATTAACGGAACTGTACCTCATGAGCAAATTGGTAAATTTAGCGGTGGTTTTGTTTTCATTAAACCAGCAGCTAACGGTACCGGTGTAATTGCAGGTGGTGCTATGCGTGCCGTATTAGAGTCGGCAGGTGTACACAACGTATTGGCAAAATCAAAAGGTTCATCAAACCCGCACAACGTGGTAAAAGCAACCGTATCGGCATTAGCCCAGTTACGCGATGCAAATACAGTAGCACAACAGCGCGGTATTAGTTTAGGTAAAGTATTTAACGGATAATCAGTCATGGCTAAGATCAAAATAACACAGATTAAGAGCGTGATCGACAGAACGGAACGCCAGAAAAAAACAATCGAGGCTTTAGGCTTGCGTAAAATTAACCACAGTGTGGAAGTTGAGGCTACACCTGCTATAGTTGGGATGGTTAGGA includes:
- a CDS encoding phosphotransferase, producing MIPESKKAAVTNALQVTFGVPEFDDLHELTAGLSSALVFKMTVLGKPYLLRIITRTDAMADPANEYACMKAAADVGIAPHVWHTDVNDRIAITDFIEVKPFELDEAKVKIPALLRKLHALPPFPFRMDYIDKIGEFMEKFQAAEIMPADMTTGIFDLYKKIKDIYPRNAEDLVACHNDLKPENTLFDGERAWLVDWEAAFLNDRYVDLAIAANFVVRSDEDEADFLKAYFGEEANEYQQARFFLMRQLLHLFYFIVFMLLGKTQGRIIDFNMPKTGFREFHDRIWAGEISLANMDARLQYALVHKEQLLRNMQLKRLQDSLELVWLHK
- a CDS encoding type II toxin-antitoxin system RelE/ParE family toxin, whose protein sequence is MNFKILPTPPFVRELKKLAKKHLSLKDDLRLLVAELAANPNYGTPLGNNCYKIRLAISSKNKGKSGGARIITYVRVVNETVYLLSIYDKSELDNISDNDLTSRIKDL
- a CDS encoding energy transducer TonB, whose protein sequence is MKPYYLVVIIMFMCHFAFAGTSMNTDTVKKTRSTGVFTSVEQVPEFPGGLPAFANYISRNLKYPDIARLIGINGSVVVTFVVDSIGRVTNVTPINCIGAGCEAEAATVLERSPRWKPGIQDGRFVRVQYSVPIHFSIPAGKVTFKDLQKSAYGFIFEINHQLYTLEEAQTVLGKSFQSTDVEIAEPFYNYDNNEKFKIAGKNEIYLLKMKL
- the rplC gene encoding 50S ribosomal protein L3, translating into MSGIIGKKVGMTSIFDETGKNIPCTVIEAGPCVVTQVKSVDADGYAAVQLAYGDKKEKNTSAPLKGHFQKANTAPKRKLVEFKTFEDQKSLGDTVTVEIFAAGDFVDVVGTSKGKGFQGVVKRHGFGGVGMQTHGQHNRLRAPGSLGASSWPSRVFKGMRMAGQTGNARVKVQNLEVVKVFAEQNLLVVKGSIPGAKGSFVIVDK
- the rplD gene encoding 50S ribosomal protein L4 → MEVNVLNVSGKQTGAKVQLPESIFGIEPNDHAIYLDVKQYLANQRQGTHKSKQRNEIAGSTRKLYKQKGTGGARAGGIKSPLFNGGGRVFGPQPRDYSFKLNKKLKSLARNSALSYKAKDNNILVLEDFNFDSIKTKNYIKLEADLNVTNDKTLLVVAGAENNNVYLSSRNLKKSKVISVEQLNTYDVLNAGKLLLTTGAVKTLEEALVK
- the rplW gene encoding 50S ribosomal protein L23; protein product: MEILKQPLLTEKVTQLTDKLNRYAFKVDHRANKIQIKSAIEAMYGVNVTAVNTMKYVGKLKTRNTKAGAVQGRSATYKKAIITLKDGEVIDFYSNI
- the rplB gene encoding 50S ribosomal protein L2 gives rise to the protein MAVKRFKPVTPGTRFRVDVSNSDITTNVPEKSLVVASNKKSGGRNNSGKMTMRYLGGGHKQAYRIIDFKRNKFDIPAKVATIEYDPNRSSRIALLHFADGEKRYMIAPEGLTVGTVVLSGESVAPEVGNTLPLKSIPLGSIIHNIELNPGQGGVIARSAGTYAQLSARDGKYAIIKLPSGETRMILSTCLATIGTVSNGERANAVLGKAGRNRWLGRRPRVRGVAMNPVDHPMGGGEGRASGGHPRSRKGLLAKGYKTRDKKKTSDRYIIERRKK
- the rpsS gene encoding 30S ribosomal protein S19: MARSIKKGPYIDHNLDKKVMVLNDANKKSVVKTWSRRSMISPDFVGHTFAVHNGNKFIPVYVTENMVGHKLGEFAPTRTFRGHAEKKK
- the rplV gene encoding 50S ribosomal protein L22, which translates into the protein MEATTKIKKSVLIRQQKEAAKAVIGGASVAKLQDCPTSPRKMRLVVDLIRGENVEKALYILKFTNKEAAIRVEKLLLSAIKNWEAKNEGKRVEDSNLFVKEVSVGGGRQLKRLRPAPQGRGYRIRKRSNHVTLVVDSKNENN
- the rpsC gene encoding 30S ribosomal protein S3, with translation MGQKAHPIGNRLGIIRGWDSNWFGGNNYSDKLVEDEKIRKYLSARIAKGGVSKVVIERTLKRITVTIHTARPGIVIGKGGQEVDKIKEELKKLTKKEVQINIFEIKRPELDAQLVAEGIAKQLEARISFRRAMKTTIAATMRMGAEGIKVMTSGRLGGAEMARSEQYKEGRIPLHTFRADIDYALAEALTTYGKIGVKVWICKGEVYGKRDLSPNIGGTSSASGKGGRPEGGAPGFGGRGNERGGERGGERRGDRKPGGDRRGGGNNRPGGNRPGGQGGNRPGGPGKR
- the rplP gene encoding 50S ribosomal protein L16 produces the protein MLQPKRTKFRKMQKGRMKGLATRGAELSFGSFGVKSLEAAWITSRQIEAARIAVTRFMKREGQVWIRIFPDKPVTKKPAEVRMGKGKGAPEYWVAVVRPGRIIFEAEGVPLEVAKEALRLAAQKLPVQTKFIVRRDYVEA
- the rpmC gene encoding 50S ribosomal protein L29, with product MKNSEILGLSTEEIVAKISEERATLTKLKFAHAVSAIENPSRITKVRKGIAQLNTELTKRKAAAASEKN
- the rpsQ gene encoding 30S ribosomal protein S17, with protein sequence MERNLRKTRTGLVVSNKMEKSIVVAVERKVKHPIYGKFVKKTTKFKAHDENNTCGVGDTVLIMETRPLSKTKNWRLVEILERAK
- the rplN gene encoding 50S ribosomal protein L14 translates to MVQQESRLTVADNSGAKEVLVIRVLGGTGKRYASIGDKIVVTVKSALPSGNVKKGTVSKAVVVRTKKEIRRKDGSYIRFDDNAAVLLNNQDEPRGTRIFGPVARELREKQFMKIVSLAPEVL
- the rplX gene encoding 50S ribosomal protein L24 — its product is MEKKVKLKIRKGDLVKVIAGDSKGSQGKIVEVLVDKNRAIVEGANMVSKHTKPNAANPNGGIVKQEAAIHISNLMLVDPKTGNTTRVGRKKNEAGKLVRVAKKSGEEIK
- the rplE gene encoding 50S ribosomal protein L5, encoding MTYVPRLKSKYKEEIRTALKDKFQYKSVMQVPKLQKIAINQGVGGATTDKKLIENTITELTTITGQQAVSSKSKKDISNFKLRKNMPVGVRVTLRDNTMYEFLDRLIAVALPRIRDFKGINDKGFDGRGNYTLGITEQIIFPEINIDKINKIQGMDITFVTSATNDVEALELLKQFGLPFKNQNSNG
- the rpsN gene encoding 30S ribosomal protein S14; this encodes MAKEGVKAREVKRAKLVAKYAEKRAALKEAGDYAALDKLPKASSPVKLHNRCKLTGRPRGYMRQFGISRVTFREMALEGKIPGVKKASW
- the rpsH gene encoding 30S ribosomal protein S8, producing the protein MNTDPIADYLTRVRNAIKANHRVVEIPASNLKKEITKVLFDKGYIANYKFEENGPQGTIKVALKYHPITKISAIRSISRISKPGLRKYAGMENMPRVLNGLGIAILSTSKGVMSDKEARQQNVGGEVLCYVY
- the rplF gene encoding 50S ribosomal protein L6, with amino-acid sequence MSRVGKAPIALPQGVTVTVAADNVVTVKGPKGQLQQAIDSDITIAQEDGQLLVQRPSDQKRHKALHGLYRALLNNMVIGVTEGYKVTQELVGVGYRATNTGNTLDLVLGFSHHYVFELPQEIKVTTTADKGKNPTIILESIDKQLIGQVAAKIRSLRAPEPYKGKGIKFQGEILRRKAGKSASKK
- the rplR gene encoding 50S ribosomal protein L18; the encoded protein is MGAKLSRRDRIKKGIRKRLSGSSERPRLSVFRSNKGIYAQIIDDVTGKTLVSASSLSKDFAAEGTKSDQSTAVGKLVASKAIAAGIKDVVFDRNGYLYHGRVKSLAEGAREGGLNF
- the rpsE gene encoding 30S ribosomal protein S5 yields the protein MSTINIKRVKTSEIELKDRLVSIQRVAKVTKGGRTFSFSAIVVVGDENGVVGYGLGKAKEVTEAIAKGIDDAKKNLVKVPIINGTVPHEQIGKFSGGFVFIKPAANGTGVIAGGAMRAVLESAGVHNVLAKSKGSSNPHNVVKATVSALAQLRDANTVAQQRGISLGKVFNG